In the Eretmochelys imbricata isolate rEreImb1 chromosome 20, rEreImb1.hap1, whole genome shotgun sequence genome, GAGGGATAGGGAAACTACAgactttcctgctctgccagcgATGGGAAGAGACAGAGCTCTGGAACTGCAGACAGCAAAGGAGGCCGGTAAGTAGCTCACAGTGATGGTGTGGTCCTGCTCTGGCAAGCTgatcctgccctgagcccttgGGCGGCTGACTTTATAAGCTAGTTTAGGTCGCTGTTCCTTAGAGCACAGTGGCATCTTGTGACAAGTGGTGGAATACACAGTAACAGTAAGGGACCTGCaaacataagaatgaccagaCTCAGAGACCTGAGGTCTATCTtgcccagtgtcccatctcccaCCGCAGCCACtactagatgcttcagaagaaggtgcaagaaatgctGCAGGGGCAGATCTGGGAtagccttccttctcccccagGAAAGTTTCTCCTGagctttccccccacaccccccccataGTTAGCTAGTGGTTGGCTCATGATCCACAGCAGGAAGATTTAAGTCTTTGGAAGTTCTCACAAGATAGCAGGGGGGAAGCAGGCTTTGGCATTTGAAGCCACTTTGCAATCTCACCCCCCTgcatacatttatatataaacCAGACCCCACTCCTGGGCTTGATTCCATAAACAGGAGCATTTTATTGGTTGTGCCCCATGGAGCTGTTGATGGAAAAGTTTCAGATTCAAATTATGGCTCCCTTTCAAAGCTGGTGTCATCGGAAGCATCCCCATCCAAACTGTCCCCTAAGTCTGTATCTAAAATCAAGGCATAGTTGAGGTCATTCTCAAACAAGGGGTTGTGAGCCGCACGCTCAGGCAAGGGCCCTGGGCTATGATGAGAAATCTCCATGGAGTCTTGGCTCAGGGTCCAGAGGAAGGAGTAAACAGCAAGCGCCATGAGGACGAAAGAGGTTAAAAACCCTCCGATGAAGCCAGAAGCCACCGGATTGATCCATTCAAAGAGGCTCCTGTTGTACGGAGGGAGTGGTTTCCTTTCGATGAGGAGGTCGAGGTCACCCCAGCCTTCCTGCATCAATCTGCTCCCCCTGCGGGATTTCCCCCCAGCTCGCCGAGCTCTGCTGTGCTGGTTTGTCTCTCCATGTTTCTCATCCTCCTCCAGCAGGAGCGAGGCGGCCAGATGTTCCACCCCCTTGCGATATTCTTCCACGTTCCGCTTCAGCTCGAGGTTCTTGTCCTGGTTCAAGTTCTTGCCCAGCTCCTGGGAGATGTCAGGGCGCCCAGTCCGGCGGAGAGCTCGGGAGAGACGGTCCCAGGGCACCGAATCGCCTTCTGCCCCGAGCCACCGGGTCAGGACATCTCGGCACGGCTCTGTGCGGACGATGTCCCGCCGGCGGCGGGAGCGGAGTGGGTTCTTCGCCTCCGAGAGTCGCTCCAGCGCCTCCTCTGTGTTCTCCTCGGGGCCGGTGATCTGGGTGTAGAACTCACGACATTCCTCCGGGGAAAGCAGCTCGGATATGCGGCCCATCATGTGCACGCCTATGTCATCCGCTGCTGTGTCCTCGCAGAAGCCACAGGTAACCAGCAAGAGGAGTCCGACTCCTATGGTCTCAAACATCACGGGAGAACGGGGCCCAGACCCTGAGCAGAGAGAATATCAGCACAGGCCAAGGAGTTCTGGGCTAGACCCGGGCAGGAGACCGACTCTGCATTCCAACCCCCAACCTGAGATGCCTAAACCGCAGTCCACGTCCACCCGCACAGCAAGGGGGTGGGCTGCCCTGTCATTAGCACACGCACCCAGCAGGGGTTCTGCCTGTGGCTCGAGGACTCGAACTCACGTCCCCACCCCGGGCTATAGTCACTCACACTCGCTCTCTGCCCCAGCGAGCATTCAAGGACGCCCACCAGTGGAAACTAAGGTGGCAACAagattaggcagcagctgagcaggggttttgagcACCTGAATTTTGGATCGAGGGACCTAACTCTTTGCAGATCCAGCCCCTGCACTCCAGAGTTTCACAAAAAACACGATAGAAGAGGGTCAGTGATTAATCATGGGGCCCTTCTATTGGCAAGGTTTGGAGAGTCTTGAACAGCCACCCCCCTCCTTGCATGGCCTGCCATGACCACAGCACAAGCTGGTGGGACGGTGCAAATACTGGCCCCGAATGTGCCCTGAATGTGCCAGGtggtcaggcccctgttccctgctctgccagcataAAGCggtgggctcccagccagcagtgcCCGACGTGGGCCCTGGCACTGTGGGCTTGCATTTGTATCCCGGTGTGGGTGGAAATGTAAAGGAGTGGAAGGAGTTACCGGATCCTCTCCCTGCTCAGCTGGTGGGGAATGTGGCTCCGTGTGGAATTTAGAACCTGGAGCACCAACTGATGTCACACATGGCAGACCCGTTTCTACTCCGCCCCTTCAGTTCTCCACTTTATCCCCTTGTCCCCCCCGAGGCACCACTCCCGTATGAACTGGGCAATGCAAGCCTCTATGCCCCGGGGTCCTGCTGCCCTCCACACCAAGACAGTTTGCACCATGCGTCGTGCGTTGGAGCCAGTGACCCATTTGGAGACACAGTTTGCGGGGTGTCTGTAACAAGCCCCCGGACTCAGACGGAGCTCAGCTAATGTCCGCCGAGGATCAGAAAGGTCAGCAAACTTGGAGCAGGTTCTGAAGGCGCTTCCAGTGGCTTTTGGCATGCAAGACCCATGTCCGCATAACAAACAGCCCACTAATTACACAGATTACCCCGTCTTGGGCGGGTCACCTTTCTCCCGTTTCTTCGGGGTCTCAAGCAAAGCAAAACCATGCTGCAGAACAGGCCAACGGGTAtgtccccagctccctcccagggGTTACTTCTGGGGCCACCCATTCGTGGAGCTTCCTGCCCATGCATAGCTCTGCCAGCAGAGAGATGCCATTTGCACATTCACACATCCGCTAGTGCTATTCGCTCCACGAGTGGGTTGAAGGgcagtggcaggctgaagagctCTTCcctccggccccggccccgagcccacacaggggcagcagggaaaTGCGGTTCTCCcctccagagctgggaataaaacacCAAGGAGTCCTCCATCCCTGACCACTTCTCTCAGCACCACACGGCGCTCCTTCCCcaaattggggggggggcgcgcgtgCATGTTCCTTTTCAGATCCAAAATTGGTGCAGAACAAAGGGAAGATCTGCAACAGCTGGAGAAAAGCGGCTGGTGAGTGGCACACCTGTGCGTAGTTAAATTATCCTTAGCCTCAAAGTCACAGTGCTTATGCCACAAGGTGGCAACACAGCTCCAGAAAAGAGTTTCTCTGCCTTTGCATCCTCCGCACTCCCAGGAGCCGTGTGCTCTACAAAACAAGTGAATTATAGTTCTCACCTGGCCCCTGTGAAGGTCTCCAGCTCAGCACTATCCTTGTCTATCAGCAGGTCTGTGggagagctaggaacagaacccaggagtcctggctccaacccTGTACCTCAGATTATCCTTTAAAACCCTACTTGACTCCTGGAGAAAGTCAAGAAAAAACAGGGCAGATTTCAGAGGCCCTAAGTATGATCTAGTTGTC is a window encoding:
- the TMDD1 gene encoding transmembrane and death domain protein 1, which codes for MFETIGVGLLLLVTCGFCEDTAADDIGVHMMGRISELLSPEECREFYTQITGPEENTEEALERLSEAKNPLRSRRRRDIVRTEPCRDVLTRWLGAEGDSVPWDRLSRALRRTGRPDISQELGKNLNQDKNLELKRNVEEYRKGVEHLAASLLLEEDEKHGETNQHSRARRAGGKSRRGSRLMQEGWGDLDLLIERKPLPPYNRSLFEWINPVASGFIGGFLTSFVLMALAVYSFLWTLSQDSMEISHHSPGPLPERAAHNPLFENDLNYALILDTDLGDSLDGDASDDTSFEREP